A single Streptomyces sannanensis DNA region contains:
- a CDS encoding ABC transporter substrate-binding protein — MNRLVRTVAAMALATALALVSGCGGSGSDTATDADGTALEKVTYLTSFGNFGRDAYAWVAKDKGFFKEAGFDVEIKPGQGTGGVIPAVVSGQAQFGPIDLTGGLLQMGSGQAKDFVAVAAIQQRTMAAIATTEGKGIAAPKDLEGKRLADTPGSVVRSLFPTYARLTGMDVGKVTWVNGDAQTLMGTLAGGSVDGIGQFVVGKPTIEAVTKKKAVLLPYSDVIPDLYGNVLITSTKIAEQKPEMVKRFATALLKGLEYSLAHSKEAAEILKRNVDATNPAAAAAELDLMAAYVAPGSSGSAIGTLDSGRVANSIAILQGAGALPQGMTPEQIINFDLVPKA; from the coding sequence ATGAACAGACTCGTCCGTACGGTCGCCGCGATGGCCCTGGCCACGGCGCTAGCGCTTGTGTCGGGGTGCGGCGGATCCGGCTCCGACACGGCTACCGATGCGGACGGCACGGCGTTGGAGAAGGTGACCTACCTGACCTCGTTCGGCAACTTCGGCCGGGACGCATACGCCTGGGTCGCGAAGGACAAGGGGTTCTTCAAGGAGGCCGGCTTCGACGTGGAGATCAAGCCAGGCCAGGGCACCGGCGGCGTGATTCCGGCCGTCGTGAGCGGCCAGGCGCAGTTCGGCCCGATCGACCTGACGGGCGGTCTGCTGCAGATGGGCAGCGGCCAGGCGAAGGACTTCGTCGCGGTGGCCGCCATCCAGCAGCGCACCATGGCCGCGATCGCCACCACCGAGGGCAAGGGCATCGCCGCCCCGAAGGACCTCGAGGGCAAGCGTCTCGCCGACACACCCGGCTCCGTCGTACGCAGCCTCTTCCCGACGTACGCCCGACTGACCGGGATGGACGTCGGCAAAGTGACCTGGGTCAACGGCGACGCGCAGACCCTGATGGGCACCCTCGCCGGCGGCTCGGTGGACGGCATCGGCCAGTTCGTGGTGGGCAAGCCGACCATCGAGGCGGTGACCAAGAAGAAGGCCGTCCTACTGCCGTACAGCGACGTGATACCCGATCTCTACGGAAACGTACTGATCACCTCGACGAAGATCGCCGAGCAGAAGCCAGAGATGGTGAAGCGGTTCGCCACCGCGCTGCTCAAGGGCCTGGAGTACAGCCTGGCCCACTCGAAGGAGGCCGCCGAGATCCTGAAGCGAAACGTGGACGCCACGAACCCAGCTGCTGCGGCAGCCGAGTTGGACCTGATGGCCGCGTACGTCGCGCCTGGCAGTTCCGGCTCCGCGATCGGGACGCTGGACTCCGGGCGGGTTGCGAATAGCATTGCGATCCTGCAGGGCGCGGGTGCGCTGCCGCAGGGCATGACCCCTGAGCAGATCATCAACTTCGACCTCGTACCGAAAGCCTGA
- a CDS encoding ABC transporter ATP-binding protein, whose translation MIRLTGASRTFTSRSGSTVALQGVDLHIAEGEFVAVVGRSGCGKSTLLRLIAGLLPASEGEITIGGERVTGARRDVAMLFQRPALLPWRSVLDNVLLPVEIFGWRKAEHLARAHRLLETAGLSGFEKHRPHELSGGMQQRVSLCRSLIGEPRVLLMDEPFSALDALTRAELAAELQRIHMENSATVVFVTHSIDEAVLLADRVVVLSPRPGRIRKVVDIGIPRPRTLGRTAHLGEVARCSADLHELLMERDMSAPAGVEGR comes from the coding sequence ATGATCAGACTCACCGGTGCATCCCGGACCTTCACCAGCCGGTCCGGTTCTACGGTGGCACTCCAGGGCGTCGACCTCCACATTGCCGAGGGCGAGTTCGTGGCGGTGGTGGGCCGGTCCGGGTGCGGCAAGTCCACACTGCTCCGGCTGATCGCCGGACTGCTGCCGGCCTCCGAGGGTGAGATCACCATCGGCGGCGAACGAGTCACCGGAGCCCGGCGGGACGTCGCCATGCTGTTCCAGCGGCCGGCCCTGCTGCCCTGGCGGTCCGTTCTCGACAACGTCCTGCTGCCTGTGGAGATCTTCGGTTGGCGCAAGGCCGAGCACCTCGCCCGGGCACACCGGCTGCTGGAGACGGCCGGCCTGAGCGGCTTCGAGAAGCACCGGCCGCACGAGCTCTCCGGCGGTATGCAGCAGCGTGTCTCGCTGTGCCGGTCGCTGATCGGCGAGCCCCGCGTGCTGCTCATGGACGAGCCGTTCTCCGCGCTCGACGCGCTCACCCGCGCGGAACTCGCGGCGGAGCTGCAGCGGATCCACATGGAGAACTCCGCCACCGTCGTCTTTGTCACCCACTCGATAGACGAGGCCGTGCTGCTCGCCGACCGTGTGGTGGTGCTCAGCCCGCGCCCGGGCCGGATCCGCAAGGTGGTCGACATCGGCATCCCCCGGCCGAGGACGCTGGGCCGTACCGCGCACCTCGGCGAAGTGGCCCGGTGCAGTGCCGACCTGCACGAACTGCTGATGGAACGGGACATGTCGGCGCCGGCCGGAGTGGAAGGGCGATGA
- a CDS encoding LLM class F420-dependent oxidoreductase encodes MRICVFTEPHRGADYDDQLRFVRLVEAGGFEGFFRADHYQAMGADPGLPGPTDAWLTLGALARETSRIRLGTLVTSATFRLPGPLAVMVAQVDRMSGGRVELGIGAGWYEREHTSYGIPFPAIGERFERLEEQLAVITGLWRTPVGESFSHRGDHYRLVDAPALPKPVQVPGPPIIVGGRGRKRTPALAARYADEFNMPFKSVAETAQAYQRVAEACDRTGRADAGRPPLVLSAGVVVAIGRTDAEAQRRAAPLHVKSALPPEDPVVGSPAQLVERLGEFAAIGASRLHLRLTDFTDLDHLELIASEVLPQLADVKPGAPCACRKPHPPGEERLASLCVSPGCPNRERERESAF; translated from the coding sequence GTGCGGATCTGCGTCTTCACCGAGCCGCACCGCGGCGCCGACTACGACGATCAGTTGCGCTTCGTACGACTCGTCGAGGCCGGCGGGTTCGAGGGTTTCTTCCGGGCCGACCACTACCAGGCGATGGGCGCCGATCCCGGGCTGCCCGGCCCCACCGACGCGTGGCTGACGCTGGGTGCGCTCGCCCGGGAGACCTCCCGGATCCGGCTGGGCACCCTGGTCACCTCGGCCACCTTCCGGCTGCCCGGCCCGCTGGCCGTGATGGTGGCACAGGTCGACCGGATGAGCGGCGGGCGGGTAGAGCTGGGCATCGGCGCCGGCTGGTACGAACGAGAGCACACCTCGTACGGCATTCCGTTCCCGGCCATCGGGGAGCGCTTCGAACGGCTGGAAGAGCAGCTGGCCGTGATCACTGGCCTGTGGCGGACACCGGTCGGCGAGAGTTTCAGCCACCGCGGCGACCACTACCGGCTGGTCGACGCGCCCGCCCTGCCGAAACCGGTGCAGGTGCCGGGGCCGCCGATCATCGTCGGGGGCCGCGGCCGCAAGCGCACCCCGGCGCTGGCCGCCCGGTACGCCGACGAGTTCAACATGCCCTTCAAGTCGGTGGCAGAGACAGCGCAGGCGTACCAGCGGGTGGCCGAGGCATGCGACCGGACCGGTCGGGCCGACGCCGGTCGGCCACCGCTGGTGCTCTCGGCCGGTGTCGTGGTCGCGATCGGCCGTACCGACGCGGAGGCGCAGCGGCGGGCCGCCCCGCTGCACGTCAAGAGCGCGCTGCCGCCGGAGGATCCGGTGGTCGGATCCCCGGCCCAGCTCGTCGAGCGGCTCGGCGAGTTCGCCGCGATCGGCGCGAGTCGGCTCCATCTGCGACTGACCGACTTCACTGACCTCGACCACCTGGAACTCATCGCGAGTGAGGTGCTCCCGCAGCTGGCGGACGTGAAACCCGGGGCACCCTGCGCTTGCCGAAAACCTCATCCCCCAGGTGAAGAGCGGCTAGCCAGCCTCTGCGTTTCACCTGGGTGTCCGAATCGCGAGCGGGAACGCGAAAGTGCTTTCTGA
- a CDS encoding Pls/PosA family non-ribosomal peptide synthetase, which translates to MTATPERGELTLNDNGVTPEESGKSARFSAGPAAPTRTLVDILEASVRAYSDELALDDGTDRLTYRALADEVERRRRALAAAGVGLGDRVGVRVPSGTNELYVAILAVLAAGAAYVPVDAEDPDERAELVFGEAGVRAVLGAGQRIDVTDPAEVRAPAARPGPEHDAWIIFTSGSTGKPKGVAVSHRSAAAFVDAEATLFLAEEPIGPGDRVMAGLSVAFDASCEEMWLAWRHGACLVPVPRSRVRSGADLGPWLVEQEITVVSTVPTLAALWEPETLDEVRLLIFGGEACPPELAQRLVTEGREVWNTYGPTEATVVACASLLTGEEPIRIGLPLSGWELAVVDESGEPVPVGGSGQLVIAGVGLARYLDPAMDAEKYAPLESLGWPRAYRSGDLVRAEPEGLVFLGRADEQIKLGGRRIELGEVDAALQALPGVVGAAAAVRTARSGNQLLVGYLVTQDGWDHAAAVERLRAALPAALVPLLAPVDELPTRTSGKVDRDALPWPPPATAGRCPQPEPETTGPAEELYGTEAWLAEQWSETLGVPVTAATDDFFAIGGSSLAAAQLTTRLRTRYPSAAVLDIYQQPTLRKLARRLEKSVQDDGAARIVAPVPLRSKLTQCLLLLPLFTLVGLRWTVALLALGNAVHWFGPYPWAPTTSWWLVAAGAALLFTPPGRLAIAAGGARLLLRGVKAGRYPRGGSVHLRLWTAERLAEYVGATSLTGSWLERYARALGARIGPEVDLHSLPPVTGMLKLGRGCAVEAEVDLSGHWLDGDRLVIGPVKVGADAVVGTRSMLFPGARVGKRAEVAPGSAVVGQIPTGQRWAGAPAVKLGKAKHTWPKERPPRSVHWRAMYGATGFCFVALPAFATLPALLVASRFVPADAGLARALRGALLAVVPGALAFGFAYALLLLISVRVLSLGLRTGSHPTHSRVAWQAWTVTQLMDLSRETLFPLYAGLITPVWLRLLGMKIGRGVEVSTVLALPSLTTVGDGAFLADDTLTAPCELGGGWVRIGHSEIGRRAFLGNSGMTAPGRTVPDDGLVGVLSATPKKAKKGSSYLGLPPVRLPRSAADADRSRTYDPPARLLWARGTVELCRLVPVFCSAALAVLTVAALSALTTATGLGIWGPALLSGGVLLASGTAACAVAVAAKWLLVGRHRAGEHPLWSGFVWRNELADTFVEVLAVPWLAGSVPGTPLLVLWLRGLGARIGRGVWCESYWLPETDLVVLGDAVSVNRGCVLQTHLFHDRILRTDTVVLREGATLGPGGIVLPGSTVGVRSTLGPASLVMAGESVPADSRWLGNPIEAWRS; encoded by the coding sequence ATGACAGCCACACCTGAGCGCGGTGAACTCACTCTGAACGACAACGGCGTGACGCCCGAGGAGTCCGGGAAATCCGCCCGGTTCTCCGCCGGGCCCGCAGCCCCGACGCGCACCCTCGTCGACATTCTTGAGGCCTCCGTAAGGGCGTACTCCGACGAACTCGCCCTGGACGACGGAACCGATCGGCTGACCTACCGGGCGCTGGCCGACGAGGTCGAACGCCGGCGGCGCGCTCTCGCGGCCGCCGGCGTGGGGCTCGGCGACCGGGTCGGCGTACGAGTGCCGTCCGGTACCAATGAGCTGTACGTGGCCATCCTCGCGGTGCTCGCCGCAGGTGCCGCCTATGTGCCGGTCGATGCCGAGGACCCGGACGAGCGGGCCGAGCTGGTCTTCGGCGAGGCCGGGGTGCGGGCAGTGCTGGGCGCCGGGCAGCGCATCGACGTCACCGACCCGGCGGAGGTCCGGGCCCCCGCCGCGCGGCCCGGCCCCGAGCACGACGCATGGATCATCTTCACCTCCGGCTCCACCGGCAAGCCCAAGGGCGTCGCCGTCAGCCATCGCAGCGCCGCCGCCTTCGTGGACGCCGAGGCCACGCTGTTCCTCGCCGAAGAGCCGATCGGTCCCGGCGACCGGGTCATGGCCGGGCTGTCCGTCGCTTTCGACGCCTCCTGCGAGGAGATGTGGCTGGCCTGGCGTCACGGCGCCTGCCTCGTACCGGTTCCCCGCTCCCGGGTGCGCAGCGGCGCCGACCTCGGCCCCTGGCTGGTGGAACAGGAGATCACCGTGGTCTCCACCGTGCCGACCCTCGCCGCGCTGTGGGAGCCCGAGACCCTCGACGAGGTCCGGCTGCTGATTTTCGGCGGCGAGGCATGTCCGCCCGAGCTGGCCCAACGCCTGGTCACCGAGGGCCGCGAGGTCTGGAACACGTACGGCCCCACCGAAGCCACCGTCGTCGCCTGCGCCTCACTGCTGACCGGTGAGGAACCGATCCGGATCGGCCTCCCGCTGAGCGGCTGGGAACTTGCCGTGGTCGACGAGTCCGGTGAGCCGGTGCCGGTGGGCGGCAGCGGTCAGCTCGTGATCGCCGGCGTGGGCCTGGCCCGCTACCTCGACCCTGCGATGGACGCCGAGAAGTACGCCCCGCTGGAATCGCTCGGCTGGCCGCGCGCCTACCGCAGCGGTGACCTCGTTCGCGCCGAACCGGAGGGCCTGGTCTTCCTCGGCCGTGCCGACGAGCAGATCAAGCTCGGGGGCCGCCGGATCGAGCTGGGCGAGGTGGACGCCGCGCTCCAGGCCCTGCCCGGCGTCGTCGGCGCGGCCGCCGCCGTACGCACCGCGCGCAGCGGCAACCAACTGCTCGTCGGCTACCTGGTCACCCAGGACGGCTGGGACCACGCCGCGGCGGTCGAGCGGCTGCGCGCCGCGCTGCCCGCTGCCCTCGTCCCGCTGCTCGCGCCGGTCGACGAGCTGCCGACCCGCACCTCCGGCAAGGTGGACCGGGACGCCCTGCCCTGGCCTCCCCCAGCTACCGCTGGGAGGTGTCCTCAGCCCGAACCCGAGACCACCGGCCCCGCCGAGGAGCTGTACGGCACCGAGGCCTGGCTCGCCGAGCAGTGGAGCGAGACCCTCGGAGTGCCCGTCACCGCGGCCACCGACGACTTCTTCGCGATCGGCGGCAGCAGCCTCGCGGCCGCCCAGCTCACCACCCGGCTGCGCACCCGCTACCCGAGCGCGGCCGTACTCGACATCTATCAGCAGCCCACCCTGCGCAAGCTGGCCCGGCGGCTGGAGAAGTCCGTACAGGACGACGGTGCGGCCCGGATCGTCGCGCCGGTTCCGCTCCGGTCCAAGCTGACGCAGTGCCTTCTGCTGCTCCCGCTGTTCACCCTGGTCGGCCTGCGCTGGACGGTGGCGCTGCTGGCCCTGGGCAACGCGGTGCACTGGTTCGGGCCCTATCCGTGGGCGCCGACCACCTCGTGGTGGCTCGTGGCCGCCGGTGCGGCCCTGCTCTTCACCCCGCCGGGCCGCCTGGCGATCGCGGCCGGCGGCGCACGTCTGCTGCTGCGCGGTGTGAAGGCGGGACGTTACCCGCGCGGCGGAAGCGTGCACCTGAGGCTGTGGACGGCCGAGCGACTGGCCGAGTACGTCGGCGCGACGTCACTCACCGGTTCCTGGCTGGAGCGTTACGCGCGGGCTCTCGGCGCCAGGATCGGCCCCGAGGTGGACCTGCATTCCCTGCCTCCGGTCACGGGCATGCTCAAGCTCGGCCGCGGCTGCGCCGTGGAGGCCGAGGTGGACCTCTCCGGGCACTGGCTGGACGGGGACCGGCTGGTGATCGGCCCGGTCAAGGTCGGTGCGGATGCGGTGGTCGGCACCCGCAGCATGCTGTTCCCCGGTGCGCGGGTCGGCAAGCGGGCCGAGGTAGCCCCCGGCTCCGCCGTGGTGGGACAGATTCCGACCGGCCAGCGCTGGGCCGGGGCGCCCGCGGTCAAGCTCGGCAAGGCCAAGCACACCTGGCCCAAGGAGCGCCCGCCGCGTTCTGTCCACTGGCGCGCCATGTACGGGGCGACCGGTTTCTGCTTCGTGGCCCTGCCCGCGTTCGCCACCCTGCCCGCCCTGCTCGTCGCAAGCCGGTTCGTGCCCGCCGATGCCGGGCTCGCCCGGGCGCTGCGCGGGGCGCTGCTCGCCGTGGTGCCGGGTGCGCTCGCCTTCGGGTTCGCGTACGCACTGCTGCTGCTGATCTCGGTACGTGTGCTCAGCCTCGGTCTGCGTACCGGAAGCCATCCCACACACAGCAGGGTCGCCTGGCAGGCCTGGACGGTCACCCAGCTGATGGATCTGTCCCGGGAAACGCTCTTCCCGCTGTACGCCGGGCTGATCACACCGGTGTGGCTGCGGCTGCTCGGCATGAAGATCGGCCGGGGTGTGGAAGTGTCCACCGTCCTTGCGCTACCGAGCCTCACCACCGTGGGCGACGGCGCGTTCCTTGCCGACGACACCCTGACCGCGCCCTGTGAACTGGGCGGCGGCTGGGTGCGGATCGGGCACTCCGAGATCGGCCGTCGGGCGTTCCTCGGCAACTCCGGGATGACCGCGCCGGGCCGCACGGTGCCGGACGACGGGCTGGTCGGCGTGCTGTCCGCCACTCCGAAGAAGGCCAAGAAGGGCAGCTCGTACCTGGGCCTGCCGCCGGTCCGGCTGCCGCGGTCCGCCGCGGACGCCGACCGGAGCCGGACGTACGACCCGCCCGCGCGCCTGCTCTGGGCACGCGGCACGGTGGAGCTGTGCCGACTCGTCCCGGTGTTCTGCTCGGCCGCGCTGGCCGTACTGACCGTGGCGGCCCTCAGCGCGCTGACCACGGCGACCGGCCTGGGGATCTGGGGCCCTGCACTGCTGTCCGGAGGGGTCCTGCTCGCCTCGGGTACGGCCGCGTGCGCAGTCGCGGTGGCCGCGAAGTGGCTGCTGGTGGGTCGGCACCGGGCGGGGGAGCACCCGCTGTGGAGCGGCTTCGTGTGGCGCAACGAGCTGGCCGACACCTTCGTCGAGGTGCTCGCCGTGCCGTGGCTGGCCGGATCGGTGCCCGGTACGCCGCTGCTGGTCCTGTGGCTGCGCGGGCTCGGGGCCCGGATCGGCCGGGGCGTGTGGTGCGAGAGCTACTGGCTGCCCGAGACCGACCTGGTCGTTCTGGGCGATGCCGTCAGCGTGAACCGTGGCTGTGTGCTGCAGACGCACCTCTTCCACGACCGGATCTTGAGGACGGATACTGTGGTCCTCCGTGAGGGCGCCACCCTGGGCCCGGGCGGAATCGTCCTGCCCGGGAGTACGGTAGGGGTCCGCAGCACCCTCGGTCCCGCCTCTCTCGTGATGGCAGGGGAGTCCGTCCCCGCCGACTCCCGCTGGCTGGGCAATCCGATCGAGGCATGGCGGTCATGA
- a CDS encoding M1 family metallopeptidase → MSGEQRAASDPYFPDNGDPRYRVHRYELALEYRPGPNRLAGTARLSAIVRRAPLTEFHLNLAEFKVGRVMVDGRVPHYTHRGSKLRIRPAKPLPAGAVFTVEVHWSGNPKPVRSPWGGLGWEELTDGALVASQPVGAPSWYPCNDRPADKASYHISINTPSAYTVVACGRLLTRVTKASTTTWVYEQSAPTSSYLVGLSIGMYQMVLLGDPGLGGVPQTAHVPAHLLPQFSRDFARQPAMLKLFEELFGPYPFGEYAVVVADEELDVPVEAQGLSLFGANHVDGARGSERLIAHELAHQWFGNSVSIADWRHIWLNEGFAKYAEWLWSERSGGRTTHELAAAAHRLLTSQAQDLRLVDPGRKLMFDDRLYQRGGLAVHAIRCALGDGAFFLMLHDWATVHRHGVVTTAGFTTHVARYATGPMDDLLSAWLYEPSLPPLPALSPPPTSTTARPGCPPTNDGPTGRGRASA, encoded by the coding sequence GTGAGCGGCGAGCAGAGAGCGGCATCGGACCCGTACTTTCCGGACAACGGCGACCCCCGTTACCGCGTGCACCGGTATGAACTCGCTCTGGAGTACCGTCCCGGCCCCAACCGGCTGGCTGGGACGGCCCGGCTCAGTGCGATCGTCAGGCGGGCACCGCTCACCGAGTTCCACCTCAACCTGGCCGAGTTCAAAGTAGGCCGGGTGATGGTGGACGGCCGGGTGCCGCACTACACCCACCGAGGCAGCAAGCTCCGCATCCGGCCGGCCAAGCCACTGCCCGCCGGCGCCGTCTTCACCGTGGAGGTGCACTGGTCGGGCAACCCCAAGCCGGTGCGCAGCCCCTGGGGCGGCCTGGGCTGGGAGGAACTGACCGACGGCGCGCTGGTGGCCAGTCAGCCGGTCGGCGCGCCCTCCTGGTACCCGTGCAACGACCGGCCCGCCGACAAGGCCTCGTACCACATCTCGATCAACACCCCGTCCGCCTACACGGTGGTGGCCTGCGGCCGCCTGCTCACCCGGGTGACCAAGGCCAGTACGACCACCTGGGTGTACGAGCAGTCCGCGCCGACCTCCAGCTACCTGGTCGGCCTGTCCATCGGCATGTACCAGATGGTGCTGCTCGGCGACCCCGGGCTCGGTGGTGTCCCGCAGACCGCCCATGTGCCGGCGCACCTGCTGCCGCAGTTCTCCCGGGACTTCGCGCGGCAGCCGGCCATGTTGAAACTGTTCGAGGAACTCTTCGGGCCGTATCCCTTCGGCGAGTACGCGGTGGTCGTCGCCGACGAGGAACTGGACGTCCCGGTGGAGGCCCAGGGCCTCTCCCTGTTCGGCGCCAACCATGTCGACGGCGCACGCGGCTCGGAGCGCCTTATCGCCCACGAGCTCGCGCACCAGTGGTTCGGCAACAGCGTGAGCATCGCCGACTGGCGGCACATCTGGCTGAACGAGGGCTTCGCGAAGTACGCGGAATGGCTCTGGTCCGAGCGTTCCGGCGGCCGTACCACGCACGAACTGGCGGCCGCCGCACACCGGCTGCTGACCTCGCAGGCGCAGGATCTGCGGCTGGTCGACCCGGGCCGCAAGCTGATGTTCGACGACCGGCTGTACCAGCGTGGGGGTCTCGCCGTGCACGCGATCCGCTGCGCCCTGGGTGACGGCGCGTTCTTCCTCATGTTGCATGACTGGGCCACCGTGCACCGCCACGGCGTCGTCACCACCGCCGGCTTCACCACCCATGTGGCCCGCTACGCGACCGGGCCGATGGACGACCTGCTCTCGGCCTGGCTGTACGAGCCGTCCCTCCCGCCGCTACCCGCGTTGTCGCCTCCACCCACGTCGACAACGGCGAGGCCGGGATGTCCGCCCACGAACGACGGGCCCACGGGCCGGGGCAGGGCCTCCGCGTAG
- a CDS encoding pyridoxal phosphate-dependent decarboxylase family protein has translation MNSDVFPAVAAEAAERLAAYWRALAAAELPVVPPGAPGTTLKALPETAPEQGEELTEILNDTWSTIVPQLVHWQHPGFLGYYPTNNSPASVLAELVTAGLGVQGMMWSTSPAATELEQRVCDWLALALALPEHFTHASGHGGGVIQDSASSAVLVALVAALNRASDGRWRQHGTEGRHRVYCTDQANSCVPKAARVAGVGEPVLVPTLHGTLTMDPVALAQRIDADRAAGLVPAAVVATVGTTSTCAIDPIHEIGPVCRERGTWLHVDAAYAGSAALCPELRCGHDGLEHADSYAVNAHKWMRTGTPCDVLWVADRHALTDAMSAAPSYLRNRATDSGTVVDFKDWQIPLGRPMRALKLWYVLRAHGLEGLRTVIRHDVRLAELLAELVENEPGFHLVAHALGLVVFRRSSDEQTHELAARLADEPGLLCTPTTVDGRPALRAAVGSPYADEAGIRRAWGVIRAHAHAAC, from the coding sequence ATGAACAGTGACGTATTCCCGGCGGTCGCCGCCGAAGCAGCCGAGCGGCTGGCCGCGTACTGGCGGGCCCTGGCCGCGGCCGAGCTCCCCGTGGTCCCGCCCGGTGCGCCGGGCACGACGCTCAAGGCGCTGCCGGAGACGGCACCCGAGCAGGGTGAGGAGCTGACCGAGATCCTGAACGACACGTGGTCCACGATCGTGCCGCAGCTGGTGCACTGGCAGCATCCCGGCTTTCTCGGCTACTACCCCACCAACAACTCGCCCGCCTCGGTGCTGGCCGAACTGGTCACGGCCGGGCTGGGCGTGCAGGGCATGATGTGGTCGACCTCGCCGGCGGCCACCGAGCTGGAGCAGCGGGTCTGCGACTGGCTCGCCCTGGCCCTGGCCCTGCCCGAGCATTTCACGCACGCATCGGGTCACGGTGGCGGTGTGATCCAGGACTCGGCGTCCTCGGCCGTCCTGGTCGCCCTGGTCGCCGCGTTGAACCGGGCCTCGGACGGGCGCTGGCGTCAGCACGGCACGGAGGGCCGCCACCGCGTCTACTGCACCGACCAGGCCAACTCCTGTGTGCCCAAGGCCGCCCGTGTCGCCGGGGTCGGCGAACCGGTCCTGGTGCCGACCCTGCACGGAACGCTCACCATGGACCCGGTCGCCCTCGCACAGCGCATCGATGCCGACCGGGCCGCAGGCCTGGTACCCGCTGCCGTCGTCGCGACCGTCGGCACCACGAGCACCTGCGCCATCGACCCGATCCACGAGATCGGCCCGGTCTGCCGGGAACGCGGCACCTGGCTGCATGTCGACGCCGCCTACGCCGGCAGCGCCGCTCTGTGCCCGGAGCTCCGCTGCGGCCACGATGGACTGGAGCACGCCGATTCGTACGCGGTCAACGCCCACAAGTGGATGCGTACCGGCACTCCCTGCGACGTCCTGTGGGTGGCCGACCGGCACGCCCTGACCGACGCGATGAGCGCCGCCCCTTCGTACCTGCGCAACCGGGCCACGGACTCCGGCACGGTCGTCGACTTCAAGGACTGGCAGATCCCGCTCGGCCGCCCGATGCGCGCACTGAAACTCTGGTACGTGCTGCGTGCCCACGGTCTCGAAGGGCTTCGCACGGTAATCCGTCACGATGTCCGTCTGGCGGAACTGCTGGCGGAGCTGGTCGAGAACGAACCCGGCTTTCACCTCGTCGCCCACGCCCTGGGCCTGGTCGTCTTCCGCCGCAGCAGCGACGAACAGACCCATGAACTCGCCGCGCGTCTGGCCGACGAACCCGGTCTGCTGTGCACCCCCACCACGGTGGACGGACGACCCGCGCTGCGCGCTGCCGTGGGGTCCCCGTACGCCGACGAGGCCGGCATCCGCCGGGCATGGGGCGTCATTCGCGCCCACGCGCACGCGGCCTGCTGA
- a CDS encoding ATP-grasp domain-containing protein — translation MAADQGLALLDDLVGEVAFLDRSAFLPASFRPAVNWLRHVPVSPLLTARPTVARQSPGAGTRPRMAVAFAPEHGDHARVWARQHRHQLLAAPAGITERAADKIDSLALLAEAGVAVPDHVLIPATGRRPAAAYWPTGWEQAVLQRRENNLIGRGTVLVPVPGLLAEALDRWEGHELKLSRLVPGPSLTVSACVGADRTVVSAVSHQLVGLPDLTPGWGTHCGNQLLSPSDLPAPLYTRAREATRQVGEVLRRHGFRGVFGLDLLINGEQPLVVEINPRFQTVLSLVQAAEAAVGLLPSLGLHILACLLPALPPVHRSAHPVPPLSQIIVHAPRYGHVGTLPHPGRYRLFEDGTLDGPSPDTTLSGLAADTVLLWPHADPGPVHAGDELVLVQARERLCPLTARPALGPRAHAWTKHIRTLLGDPA, via the coding sequence GTGGCAGCCGATCAGGGGCTGGCGCTCCTGGACGACCTGGTGGGCGAAGTCGCCTTCCTGGACCGATCCGCGTTCCTGCCCGCCTCCTTCCGGCCCGCCGTCAACTGGCTGCGCCACGTACCGGTCTCCCCGCTGCTCACGGCGCGCCCCACTGTGGCGCGGCAGTCGCCCGGGGCCGGTACGCGGCCACGCATGGCCGTGGCGTTCGCGCCCGAACACGGTGATCACGCCAGGGTGTGGGCTCGGCAACACCGCCACCAGCTCCTGGCCGCACCAGCCGGGATCACCGAACGCGCCGCGGACAAGATCGACTCGCTGGCGCTGCTGGCCGAGGCGGGCGTGGCGGTGCCCGACCACGTCCTCATCCCGGCCACGGGCCGCCGGCCGGCCGCCGCCTACTGGCCGACCGGATGGGAGCAGGCGGTGCTCCAGCGGCGGGAGAACAACCTCATCGGCCGTGGCACCGTACTCGTCCCCGTCCCCGGCCTGCTGGCAGAGGCCCTCGACCGCTGGGAGGGCCACGAGCTCAAGCTCAGCCGTCTGGTCCCCGGCCCGTCGCTCACGGTCAGCGCATGCGTTGGCGCAGACCGCACGGTGGTCTCCGCCGTCTCCCATCAACTGGTCGGACTGCCCGACCTCACCCCGGGATGGGGCACCCACTGCGGCAACCAGCTCCTCAGCCCGTCCGATCTGCCCGCACCGCTGTATACGAGAGCCCGGGAAGCCACCCGACAGGTCGGCGAGGTGCTGCGCCGCCACGGCTTCAGAGGAGTATTCGGCCTGGACCTGCTCATCAACGGCGAACAGCCGCTGGTGGTGGAGATCAACCCCCGCTTCCAGACCGTGCTCTCCCTGGTCCAGGCTGCCGAGGCCGCCGTAGGACTGCTGCCCTCCCTGGGGCTGCACATTCTTGCCTGCCTGCTGCCCGCCCTGCCGCCCGTCCACCGCTCCGCGCATCCGGTCCCGCCCCTCAGCCAGATCATCGTGCACGCACCCCGATACGGACACGTCGGTACCCTTCCTCACCCAGGCCGTTACCGCCTGTTCGAGGACGGCACCCTCGACGGGCCGTCCCCGGACACCACTTTGTCCGGTCTCGCCGCCGACACAGTCCTGCTCTGGCCGCACGCCGACCCGGGCCCGGTGCACGCCGGTGACGAACTGGTGCTGGTACAGGCCCGTGAGCGGCTGTGCCCGCTCACGGCGCGCCCCGCCCTGGGCCCCCGGGCCCACGCCTGGACCAAGCACATCCGCACACTCCTAGGTGATCCCGCATGA